From Lysobacter silvisoli, the proteins below share one genomic window:
- a CDS encoding thiazole synthase yields the protein MTENAPSDPLVIAGQPYRSRLLTGTGKFKDLTETRLATEAAGAQIVTVAIRRTNIGQSPNEPNLLDVLPPDRYTLLPNTAGCYSADDAVRTCRLARELLDGHKLVKLEVLGDQRTLFPDVVQTLAAAETLVKDGFDVMVYTSDDPILAKRLEEIGCVAVMPLAAPIGSGLGVQNKYNLLEIVENAKVPIIVDAGVGTASDAAIAMELGCDGVLMNTAIAGARDPILMAHAMKLAVEAGRAAFKAGRIPRKRYASASSPVDGLIG from the coding sequence ATGACCGAAAACGCCCCCTCCGACCCGCTGGTCATCGCCGGCCAGCCCTACCGTTCGCGCCTGCTCACCGGCACCGGCAAGTTCAAGGACCTGACCGAAACCCGCCTGGCCACCGAGGCCGCCGGCGCGCAGATCGTGACCGTGGCGATCCGCCGCACCAACATCGGCCAGAGCCCGAACGAGCCGAACCTGCTCGACGTGCTGCCGCCGGACCGCTACACCCTCCTGCCCAACACCGCCGGCTGCTACAGCGCCGACGACGCGGTGCGCACCTGCCGCCTGGCGCGCGAGCTGCTGGACGGGCACAAGCTGGTCAAGCTGGAAGTGCTGGGCGACCAGCGCACGCTGTTCCCGGACGTGGTCCAGACCCTGGCCGCGGCCGAGACCCTGGTCAAGGACGGCTTCGACGTCATGGTCTACACCTCCGACGACCCGATCCTGGCCAAGCGCCTGGAGGAGATCGGCTGCGTGGCGGTCATGCCGCTGGCCGCGCCGATCGGCTCGGGCCTGGGCGTGCAGAACAAGTACAACCTGCTGGAGATCGTCGAGAACGCCAAGGTGCCGATCATCGTCGACGCCGGCGTGGGCACGGCCTCCGACGCGGCCATCGCCATGGAACTGGGCTGCGACGGCGTGCTGATGAACACCGCCATCGCCGGCGCCCGCGACCCGATCCTGATGGCGCACGCGATGAAGCTGGCGGTGGAAGCCGGCCGCGCCGCGTTCAAGGCCGGCCGCATCCCGCGCAAGCGCTATGCCAGCGCGTCCAGCCCGGTGGACGGGCTGATCGGCTGA
- the trmB gene encoding tRNA (guanosine(46)-N7)-methyltransferase TrmB codes for MTDPFSSDGHKAPPKPFTVEEGRRQVRSFVLRQGRFTPAQQRAFDELWPRFGIDYQGAPRDYDAIFGRQAKRVLEIGFGNGDALRYAAQHDRERDLIGIEVHAPGVGRLLNALAADASDHVRLYHHDAVEVLNNEVADGALDEVRIYFPDPWHKKRHNKRRLVQPEFAQLLVRKLAGDGRLHLATDWQDYAEQMWDVLDATPGLVNRAGARGTVPRPDWRPQTHFETRGQKLGHGVWDLLYDRT; via the coding sequence ATGACCGATCCGTTCTCCAGCGACGGCCACAAAGCCCCGCCCAAGCCGTTCACGGTCGAGGAAGGCCGCCGCCAGGTGCGCAGCTTCGTGCTGCGCCAGGGCCGCTTCACCCCGGCCCAGCAGCGCGCCTTCGACGAGCTGTGGCCGCGCTTCGGCATCGACTACCAGGGCGCGCCGCGCGACTACGACGCGATCTTCGGCCGCCAGGCCAAGCGCGTGCTCGAGATCGGCTTCGGCAACGGCGATGCCCTGCGCTACGCCGCCCAGCACGACCGCGAACGCGACCTGATCGGCATCGAAGTCCACGCCCCGGGCGTGGGCCGCCTGCTCAACGCGCTCGCGGCCGACGCCAGCGACCACGTGCGCCTGTACCACCACGACGCGGTCGAAGTGCTCAACAACGAAGTCGCCGACGGCGCGCTGGACGAGGTCCGGATCTACTTCCCGGACCCCTGGCACAAGAAGCGCCACAACAAGCGCCGCCTGGTGCAGCCGGAGTTCGCGCAGTTGCTGGTGCGCAAGCTCGCCGGCGACGGCCGCTTGCACCTGGCCACCGATTGGCAGGACTATGCCGAGCAGATGTGGGACGTCCTCGATGCCACGCCGGGGCTGGTCAACCGCGCCGGAGCGCGCGGTACCGTGCCGCGGCCCGATTGGCGCCCGCAGACGCATTTCGAAACCCGCGGCCAGAAGCTGGGACACGGCGTCTGGGACCTGCTCTACGACCGCACCTGA
- a CDS encoding SLC13 family permease produces the protein MDTALTLTTDMKLVLGLVGFTMAMFLFERIRADVVALVVLVLLGLSGLVEPDELFNGFSGNAVISIIATMILGAGLDRTGALNRLAGWLLRRAHGVEQRLLLLTTAVAGLNSSIMQNPSVMALYMPVASRLSSRTGLSLPRLLLPIAAAIVMGGALTMVGNSPLILLNDLLLNANSNLPSGAATIEPLKMFAPLPIGLALLAASLAYFHFFGDKLLKDDSDKGATPARTQSYFAKAYGIEGDVYELTVTADSPLVGMSLGEAEALRDAPLLLALKSDNESRLSPPADARIWVGSVLGAMGPKQQVADFAQNHFLRLSSRLRTFGDLFNPSRAGISEAVVPPTSSYIGKTAGDLHLRKQAGLSLLAVNRDKQVLRENVRNVPLRSGDMLVLHSIWTDLGDVAASKDLVVVTDYPKGEQRPHKLKIALSIFAVAMLLALSSRLPVSIALMTGVAGMLIAGVINIDEAYSAINWKTVFLMACLIPLGWAMDSSGAAAWIAGHTIERLPTGTPVWLLEILIGLLTTLFSLVISHVGATIVVVPLAVNLALAAGGNPTAFALIVALSASNNFMTASNPVISMITGPAGYTGKELWRIGGPLSLIYTVVIVVMVNLLFWGK, from the coding sequence ATGGACACCGCGCTGACGCTCACCACCGACATGAAGCTCGTCCTCGGGCTGGTGGGCTTCACGATGGCGATGTTCCTGTTCGAGCGCATCCGCGCCGACGTGGTCGCCCTGGTGGTGCTGGTGCTGCTGGGCCTGTCCGGCCTGGTCGAGCCCGATGAGCTGTTCAACGGCTTCTCCGGCAACGCGGTCATCAGCATCATCGCCACCATGATCCTGGGCGCCGGCCTGGACCGCACCGGCGCGCTCAACCGCCTGGCCGGATGGCTGCTGCGGCGCGCGCACGGTGTGGAGCAACGGCTGCTGCTGCTGACCACGGCGGTGGCGGGATTGAATTCGTCGATCATGCAGAACCCGTCGGTGATGGCACTGTACATGCCCGTCGCCTCGCGCCTGTCCTCACGCACCGGCCTGTCGCTGCCGCGGCTGCTGCTGCCGATCGCCGCGGCCATCGTCATGGGCGGCGCACTGACCATGGTCGGCAACTCGCCGCTGATCCTGCTCAACGACTTGCTGCTCAACGCCAACAGCAACCTGCCCTCGGGCGCGGCGACCATCGAACCCTTGAAGATGTTCGCGCCGCTGCCGATCGGCCTGGCCCTGCTGGCCGCGTCGCTGGCCTATTTCCATTTCTTCGGCGACAAGCTGCTCAAGGACGACAGCGACAAGGGCGCCACGCCCGCGCGCACCCAGAGCTACTTCGCCAAGGCCTACGGCATCGAGGGCGACGTTTACGAGCTCACCGTCACCGCCGACAGCCCGCTGGTGGGCATGTCGCTGGGCGAGGCCGAGGCGCTGCGCGACGCGCCGCTGCTGCTGGCGCTCAAGAGCGACAACGAGTCGCGGCTGTCGCCGCCGGCCGACGCGCGCATCTGGGTGGGCAGCGTGCTGGGCGCGATGGGGCCCAAGCAGCAGGTGGCCGACTTCGCCCAGAACCATTTCCTGCGCCTGTCCTCGCGCCTGCGTACCTTCGGCGACCTGTTCAACCCCAGCCGCGCCGGCATTTCCGAGGCGGTGGTGCCGCCCACCTCCAGCTACATCGGCAAGACCGCCGGCGACCTGCACCTGCGCAAGCAGGCCGGCCTGAGCCTGCTGGCGGTGAACCGCGACAAGCAGGTGCTGCGCGAAAACGTGCGCAACGTGCCGCTGCGCTCCGGCGACATGCTGGTGCTGCACAGCATCTGGACCGACCTGGGCGACGTGGCCGCGAGCAAGGACCTGGTGGTGGTCACCGACTACCCCAAGGGCGAGCAGCGCCCGCACAAGCTCAAGATCGCGCTGTCGATCTTCGCCGTGGCCATGCTGCTGGCGCTGTCCTCGCGCCTGCCGGTGTCGATCGCGCTGATGACCGGCGTGGCCGGCATGCTGATCGCCGGCGTGATCAACATCGACGAGGCCTACTCGGCGATCAACTGGAAGACCGTGTTCCTGATGGCCTGCCTGATTCCGCTGGGCTGGGCCATGGACTCCAGCGGCGCGGCGGCGTGGATCGCCGGCCACACCATCGAGCGCCTGCCCACGGGCACGCCGGTGTGGCTGCTGGAAATACTGATCGGCCTGCTGACCACCTTGTTCTCATTGGTGATCAGCCATGTCGGCGCCACCATCGTGGTGGTGCCGCTGGCGGTGAACCTGGCCCTGGCCGCGGGCGGCAACCCGACCGCGTTCGCGCTGATCGTGGCGCTGTCGGCATCGAACAACTTCATGACCGCGTCCAATCCGGTGATCTCGATGATCACCGGGCCGGCGGGCTACACCGGCAAGGAGCTGTGGCGCATCGGCGGGCCGTTGTCGCTGATCTATACGGTGGTGATCGTGGTGATGGTGAATCTGCTGTTCTGGGGGAAGTGA
- a CDS encoding Rieske (2Fe-2S) protein produces the protein MLALERLPLGGFAETEASIDGDAESLLLYRDEAGVRAWLNICPHAGRRLDWAPGQFLKSKDGLLVCAAHGASFELGGGSCVAGPCRGEALRAVAVVVRDGAVWLA, from the coding sequence TTGCTGGCGCTGGAGCGGCTGCCCCTGGGCGGCTTCGCCGAGACCGAGGCCAGCATCGACGGCGACGCCGAGTCGCTGCTGCTGTACCGGGACGAGGCCGGCGTGCGCGCCTGGCTCAACATCTGCCCGCACGCGGGCCGGCGCCTGGACTGGGCACCGGGTCAGTTCCTCAAGAGCAAGGACGGGCTGCTGGTGTGCGCGGCGCACGGCGCCAGCTTCGAGCTGGGCGGCGGCAGCTGCGTGGCCGGGCCGTGCCGCGGCGAAGCGCTGCGCGCGGTGGCGGTGGTGGTGCGCGATGGGGCGGTTTGGTTGGCTTGA
- a CDS encoding fumarylacetoacetate hydrolase family protein, whose product MTDVIAAPPQPRIPVRGGGQFPVRRIYCVGRNFAEHAREMGAAVPTSAADRGRPVFFLKPADAIVLDQAVPYPRGTQDLHHEVELVVALGRDAPAGELAAADAAALVFGYAVGLDLTRRDLQTAAKAKGLPWDTGKAFDHSAPVSPIVPVAEVGELGARALTLEVNGQLRQQGRLDDLVWNVPEILHELSRLYALKAGDLVFMGTPAGVAALQPGDRYRAVLEGVAELDGRISEATV is encoded by the coding sequence ATGACCGATGTGATCGCGGCGCCGCCGCAGCCCCGTATTCCGGTCCGCGGCGGCGGACAGTTCCCGGTCCGCCGCATCTACTGCGTCGGTCGCAACTTCGCCGAGCATGCGCGCGAAATGGGCGCCGCCGTGCCCACCTCGGCCGCCGACCGCGGCCGCCCGGTGTTCTTCCTCAAGCCCGCCGACGCGATCGTGCTGGACCAGGCCGTGCCCTACCCGCGCGGCACCCAGGACCTGCACCACGAGGTCGAGCTGGTGGTGGCCCTGGGCCGCGACGCGCCGGCAGGCGAACTGGCCGCGGCCGACGCCGCGGCGCTGGTGTTCGGCTACGCCGTGGGCCTGGACCTGACCCGGCGCGACCTGCAGACCGCGGCCAAGGCCAAGGGCCTGCCCTGGGACACCGGCAAGGCCTTCGACCATTCCGCGCCGGTCAGCCCGATCGTGCCGGTGGCCGAGGTCGGCGAGCTGGGGGCGCGTGCGCTGACCCTGGAAGTCAACGGCCAGCTGCGCCAGCAGGGCCGCCTGGACGACCTGGTCTGGAACGTGCCGGAAATCCTGCACGAGCTGTCGCGCCTGTACGCGTTGAAGGCTGGAGATTTGGTGTTCATGGGCACACCGGCCGGCGTGGCCGCGCTGCAGCCCGGCGACCGCTACCGCGCCGTGCTCGAAGGCGTGGCCGAACTCGACGGACGGATCAGCGAAGCGACGGTATAG
- the mscL gene encoding large-conductance mechanosensitive channel protein MscL: protein MGMIGEFKEFISRGNVVDLAVGVVIGAAFGKIVTALVDGIVMPAIGYVTGGVSVSDWKYVLKPSQLDAAGKEVAAEVAIKYGQFLQTAIDFLLIAFVIFLVLKAYNRVRKPAEAPATPEDIVLLREIRDSLKK from the coding sequence ATGGGCATGATCGGCGAGTTCAAGGAATTCATTTCGCGCGGCAACGTGGTCGACCTCGCCGTGGGCGTGGTGATCGGCGCGGCCTTCGGCAAGATCGTCACCGCCCTGGTCGACGGCATCGTGATGCCTGCGATCGGCTACGTGACCGGCGGCGTCAGCGTCAGCGACTGGAAGTACGTGCTCAAGCCTTCGCAGCTGGACGCGGCGGGCAAGGAAGTCGCGGCCGAAGTGGCGATCAAGTACGGCCAGTTCCTGCAGACGGCGATCGATTTCCTGCTGATCGCGTTCGTGATCTTCCTGGTGCTCAAGGCCTACAACCGCGTGCGCAAGCCCGCCGAGGCACCGGCCACGCCTGAAGACATCGTGCTGCTGCGCGAGATCCGCGATTCGCTGAAGAAGTAA
- a CDS encoding M28 family peptidase has product MAVVLSVSTLAGPLRAAERETRIPDAALAQAAQLREKALASDLGYRITESLTTEVGPRLAGSEADARAVAWAEAKFRELGYDKVWLEPVTFPKWERRSERAEVVGKHRQPLALTALGGSPAGTVEAEVVRFADLAALEAAPAGSLAGKIAFVDYRMQRARDGAGYGPGSRVRSRAPSAAIRAGAAAFLMRSAGTDSHRNPHTGITRYDDGLTPIPSAALAVPDADQLARLLAKGPVRVRVALDCGWDGTATSHNVIGEIRGSKKPDEVVIIGGHLDSWDLGTGAIDDAAGVGLTMAAAKLIGEIKPRPARTIRVIAYANEEQGLHGGKAYAAAHANAVAKHQIGAESDFGAGRIYAYSSSAPAHAQAADKQIAAALAPLGIEHTPGTGGPGPDIGPIAEKGMAWARLAQDGSDYFDYHHTPDDTFDKIDPQALAQNVAAYAVFAYLAASAEGDFGSQLKAVTPPAE; this is encoded by the coding sequence ATGGCCGTCGTCTTGTCCGTCTCCACCCTGGCCGGGCCGCTGCGCGCGGCCGAACGCGAAACCCGCATCCCCGACGCCGCCCTGGCCCAGGCCGCGCAGTTGCGCGAAAAGGCGCTGGCCAGCGACCTGGGTTACCGCATCACCGAATCGCTGACCACCGAGGTCGGCCCGCGCCTGGCCGGCAGCGAGGCCGACGCGCGCGCGGTGGCCTGGGCCGAAGCCAAGTTCCGCGAGCTGGGCTACGACAAGGTCTGGCTGGAACCGGTCACCTTCCCCAAGTGGGAGCGCCGCAGCGAGCGCGCCGAGGTGGTCGGCAAGCACCGCCAGCCGCTGGCGCTGACCGCGCTGGGCGGCAGCCCGGCCGGCACGGTCGAGGCCGAAGTCGTGCGCTTCGCCGACCTGGCCGCGCTGGAAGCTGCGCCCGCCGGTTCGCTGGCCGGCAAGATCGCCTTCGTCGACTACCGCATGCAGCGCGCGCGCGACGGCGCCGGCTACGGCCCGGGCTCGCGCGTGCGCAGCCGCGCGCCGTCGGCGGCGATCCGCGCCGGCGCGGCCGCGTTCCTGATGCGCTCGGCCGGCACCGACTCGCACCGCAACCCGCACACCGGCATCACCCGTTACGACGACGGCCTGACCCCGATCCCGTCGGCCGCGCTGGCCGTGCCCGACGCCGACCAGCTCGCGCGCCTGCTCGCCAAGGGCCCGGTGCGCGTGCGCGTGGCGCTGGACTGCGGCTGGGACGGCACCGCCACCTCGCACAACGTGATCGGCGAGATCCGCGGCAGCAAGAAGCCGGACGAAGTGGTGATCATCGGCGGCCACCTGGATTCCTGGGACTTGGGCACCGGCGCCATCGACGACGCCGCCGGCGTGGGCCTGACCATGGCCGCCGCCAAGCTGATCGGCGAGATCAAGCCGCGCCCGGCGCGCACCATCCGCGTCATCGCCTACGCCAACGAGGAACAGGGCCTGCACGGCGGCAAGGCCTACGCGGCCGCGCACGCGAACGCGGTGGCCAAGCACCAGATCGGCGCCGAGAGCGACTTCGGCGCCGGCCGCATCTATGCCTATTCCAGCTCGGCGCCCGCGCATGCGCAGGCCGCCGACAAGCAGATCGCTGCAGCGCTGGCGCCGCTGGGCATCGAACACACGCCCGGCACCGGCGGCCCCGGCCCCGACATCGGCCCGATCGCCGAAAAGGGCATGGCCTGGGCGCGCCTGGCCCAGGACGGCAGCGACTACTTCGATTACCACCACACGCCCGACGACACCTTCGACAAGATCGACCCGCAGGCGCTGGCGCAGAACGTCGCCGCCTACGCGGTGTTCGCCTACCTGGCCGCGTCGGCCGAGGGCGACTTCGGCAGCCAGCTCAAGGCGGTCACGCCGCCGGCGGAATAA
- a CDS encoding TrmH family RNA methyltransferase, translating to MRHDPPGGPRRPGGGPWRRDGAHDGNERGPREPRGDGPWRGRRDDSGAASPPRSRPPHAGDAGPRRERPARAPQEGGRGFQVGERLDEAQLRGERPARRPRDLELRVYGLNAVRAVYARRPQAIRKLYLTESRIPALQPLLAWCVANRVGYRVVEEADLDKLAASQHHEGVLAEVLREEPASLSAWLRDLPAGPQAALWLDGVGNPHNLGAILRSAAHFGVSAVLLPKHSSLALSGAAARVAEGGAEAVPMVRLGRDDNALAQLRSAGFALAATLVRGGDDVFAAQLPERLIYVVGAEGEGMDRELAAACDLRLSIPGSGAVESLNVASATAVFLAAWASRGS from the coding sequence ATGCGCCATGACCCACCCGGAGGTCCGCGCCGTCCCGGCGGCGGCCCGTGGCGCCGCGACGGCGCGCACGACGGCAACGAACGCGGCCCGCGCGAGCCGCGCGGCGACGGTCCCTGGCGCGGCCGCCGCGACGACAGCGGCGCCGCATCGCCGCCGCGTTCGCGGCCGCCGCACGCAGGCGACGCCGGCCCGCGCCGCGAGCGCCCCGCGCGCGCGCCGCAGGAAGGCGGCCGCGGATTCCAGGTCGGCGAACGCCTGGACGAGGCGCAGCTGCGGGGTGAGCGCCCGGCGCGGCGTCCGCGCGATCTGGAGCTGCGCGTGTACGGCCTCAACGCCGTGCGCGCGGTGTACGCGCGGCGCCCGCAGGCGATCCGCAAGCTGTATCTGACCGAGTCGCGCATTCCCGCGCTGCAGCCGTTGTTGGCCTGGTGCGTGGCTAACCGCGTCGGCTACCGCGTGGTGGAAGAGGCCGATCTGGACAAGCTGGCCGCCAGCCAGCACCACGAAGGCGTGCTGGCCGAAGTGCTGCGCGAGGAGCCGGCCTCGCTGTCGGCCTGGCTGCGCGACCTGCCCGCCGGTCCGCAGGCGGCGCTGTGGCTGGACGGCGTGGGCAACCCGCACAACCTGGGCGCGATCCTGCGCTCGGCCGCGCACTTCGGCGTGTCGGCGGTGCTGCTGCCCAAGCATTCGTCGCTGGCCCTGTCCGGCGCGGCCGCGCGCGTGGCCGAAGGCGGCGCCGAGGCCGTGCCGATGGTGCGCCTGGGCCGCGACGACAACGCGCTGGCGCAGCTGCGCAGCGCCGGCTTCGCGTTGGCGGCCACGCTGGTGCGCGGCGGCGACGATGTGTTCGCGGCCCAGCTGCCCGAGCGGCTGATCTACGTGGTCGGCGCGGAAGGCGAGGGCATGGATCGCGAATTGGCGGCGGCTTGCGATCTGCGCTTGTCGATACCGGGCAGCGGGGCGGTGGAGAGCTTGAACGTGGCTTCGGCGACGGCGGTGTTTTTGGCGGCTTGGGCGTCGCGGGGGAGTTAA
- a CDS encoding GNAT family N-acetyltransferase: MNAVPIHAPPPAGAGFVLRPWRADDLDSLLAHADDEQVSRGVSDRFPYPYTRQDGERFLSGQVIDLHDPVFAIEVQGRACGGIGARPGQGERRHTAEFGYWLGRALWNGGLMTRVVAAFAPWAMRELALHRLYATVLDSNPASARVLLKNGFIEEGAQRCAVVKRGELRDLRVFARTRRSLDDAP; the protein is encoded by the coding sequence ATGAATGCCGTTCCCATCCACGCCCCGCCGCCGGCGGGTGCGGGCTTCGTGCTGCGCCCCTGGCGCGCCGACGACCTGGACAGCCTGCTGGCCCACGCCGACGACGAACAGGTCTCGCGCGGCGTCAGCGACCGCTTCCCGTACCCGTACACGCGCCAGGACGGCGAGCGCTTCCTGAGCGGGCAGGTGATCGACCTGCACGATCCGGTGTTCGCGATCGAAGTCCAGGGCCGCGCCTGCGGCGGCATCGGTGCGCGCCCGGGGCAGGGCGAGCGCCGGCACACGGCCGAGTTCGGCTACTGGCTGGGGCGCGCGCTGTGGAACGGCGGCCTGATGACGCGCGTGGTCGCGGCCTTCGCACCCTGGGCTATGCGCGAACTCGCCCTGCACCGGCTGTATGCGACGGTGCTGGACAGCAACCCGGCTTCGGCGCGGGTGCTGCTGAAGAACGGTTTTATCGAAGAGGGCGCGCAACGCTGCGCCGTGGTCAAACGCGGCGAGCTGCGCGATCTGCGCGTGTTCGCCAGAACGAGAAGGAGCCTGGACGATGCGCCATGA